One region of Glycine max cultivar Williams 82 chromosome 9, Glycine_max_v4.0, whole genome shotgun sequence genomic DNA includes:
- the LOC102668809 gene encoding thaumatin-like protein, which produces MVRHGCIFDSSGSGTCITGDCGGKLKCDGVGGAPPASLAEFTLDSQEGDFYDVSLVDGYNLPVSIFPTGGSRQCKAVTCRSDLNRNCPSRLEVRNQSHIVGCKSACMAFNKPEYCCTGYFNSPKKCQPTSYSKVFKASCPQAYSYAYDDATSTFTCQGANYLIRFC; this is translated from the coding sequence ATGGTCCGGCACGGATGCATCTTTGATAGCTCTGGCAGTGGAACATGCATCACAGGAGACTGTGGAGGCAAGCTTAAGTGTGATGGAGTTGGTGGTGCGCCACCCGCTTCACTAGCAGAGTTTACACTAGACAGCCAGGAAGGGGATTTTTATGATGTTAGCCTTGTTGATGGTTACAACTTGCCAGTGTCAATCTTCCCTACTGGAGGATCCAGGCAGTGTAAGGCGGTTACATGCCGGTCGGATTTGAACAGAAACTGCCCCAGCAGATTGGAGGTGAGAAACCAAAGTCACATTGTTGGTTGTAAGAGTGCATGTATGGCTTTCAACAAGCCGGAATATTGTTGCACAGGCTACTTCAATAGCCCGAAGAAGTGCCAGCCAACAAGCTATTCAAAGGTGTTCAAGGCTTCTTGTCCTCAGGCTTATAGCTATGCCTATGATGATGCAACAAGCACTTTCACTTGCCAAGGAGCAAACTACTTAATTAGGTTTTGTTAG
- the LOC100816204 gene encoding FT-interacting protein 1 — translation MKLVVEVINAHDLMPKDGEGSASPFVEVDFENQLSRTRTVPKNLNPTWNQKLIFNLDATKPYHRQTIEVSVYNERRLTPGRNFLGRVRIPCSNIVKEGEEVYQIFPLEKKWFLSPVKGEIGLKIYIASESNSKPKPLSPVFPSEQEKLPPSTPPREPESTISDLPPPPHSIPSGLTDRTLEADLSEELPAFDTPKASTEEAEVYYVAEARSSSVDIDQEPKKENREAVVETVQQLDKHQVLQPQTISIKRRPQGTPSTMHSVDPQVQSSHHENYNHNDTNQQPRISIKRRPLAQGAPFTMHSGDPQVQPSHGEGYNHNDTNLQPRISIKRRPRGPGTPSSMHSFNPQVHASRNESYNNLMGTNPQQPRILVERQPQNTPLTVHRVSPQVPTSNDENYNLSDTNVQLGERWPSDGAYGRRGWVSGSDRFTSTYDLVEQMFYLYVRVVKAKDLPPSTITSSCDPYVEVKLGNYKGRTKHFEKKLNPEWNQVFAFSKDRIQSSVLEVFVKDKAMVGRDDYLGRVVFDLNEVPTRVPPDSPLAPQWYRLEDWREEGKVRGDIMLAVWMGTQADEAFSEAWHSDAATVYGEGVFNVRSKVYMSPKLWYLRVNVIEAQDVIPGDRNRLPDVFVKAQVGCQVLTTKICPTRTTTPFWNEDLVFVACEPFEEQLTITVEDRVHPSKDEVLGKISLPMTLFEKRLDHRPVHSRWFNLEKFGFGVLEGDRRNELKFSSRIHMRVCLEGGYHVLDESTLYTSDQRPTARQLWKQPIGILEVGILGAQGLLPMKMRDGRGSTDAYCVAKYGQKWVRTRTLLDTFSPKWNEQYTWEVYDPCTVITLGVFDNCHLGGGEKAPGDSAARDSRIGKVRIRLSTLEANRIYTNCHPLLVLHQHGVKKMGEIQLAVRFTALSLANMVHIYGQPLLPKMHYLHPFTVNQIDNLRYQAMNIVAARLGRAEPPLRKEVVEYMLDVDSHMWSMRRSKANFFRIMSLFSGMITMGKWFSDVCLWKNHVTSVLVHILFLILIWYPELILPTVFLYMFLIGLWNYRFRPRHPPHMDTKLSWAEAVHPDELDEEFDTFPTSRSQDVVRMRYDRLRTVAGRIQTVVGDIATQGERFQSLLSWRDPRATSLFVVFSFCAAVVLYATPFRVVALVTGLYFLRHPKFRSKMPSVPSNFFKRLPARTDSLL, via the coding sequence ATGAAACTGGTTGTGGAAGTTATTAATGCTCATGATCTTATGCCCAAAGATGGCGAGGGATCAGCCAGTCCCTTTGTGGAAGTAGACTTTGAGAACCAGCTTAGCCGAACCAGAACCGTCCCAAAGAACCTCAACCCCACTTGGAACCAAAAACTAATCTTCAATTTAGATGCAACCAAACCTTACCATCGCCAAACGATTGAAGTATCGGTCTACAATGAGAGGCGACTTACTCCAGGCAGAAACTTCCTTGGAAGGGTGAGAATTCCTTGCTCCAATATTGTCAAGGAAGGTGAGGAAGTATATCAGATTTTCCCTCTTGAAAAGAAGTGGTTTCTCTCACCTGTTAAGGGTGAGATTGGCCTCAAAATATACATTGCATCAGAGTCTAATTCCAAACCAAAACCTCTTTCTCCTGTTTTCCCTTCAGAACAAGAAAAACTTCCACCTTCCACTCCACCCCGAGAACCAGAATCCACCATTAGTGACCTTCCTCCGCCACCTCATAGTATCCCCTCAGGCCTAACTGACAGAACATTAGAAGCTGATCTCAGTGAAGAACTTCCTGCATTTGACACCCCAAAAGCAAGCACAGAAGAAGCAGAAGTATATTATGTTGCAGAAGCTCGGTCTAGCAGTGTTGATATCGATCAAGagccaaagaaagaaaatagagaaGCTGTCGTAGAGACCGTCCAACAACTTGACAAGCACCAAGTTCTCCAGCCACAAACGATTTCAATAAAGAGAAGACCACAAGGTACTCCATCCACCATGCACTCAGTTGATCCTCAAGTCCAATCTAGCCATCACGAAAACTATAATCACAATGACACCAATCAACAGCCAAGGATTTCAATAAAGAGGCGACCGCTAGCGCAAGGTGCTCCATTCACGATGCACTCGGGTGATCCACAAGTCCAACCAAGCCATGGTGAAGGCTACAATCATAATGACACTAACCTGCAGCCAAGGATTTCAATTAAGAGACGACCGCGAGGACCGGGTACTCCATCATCAATGCACTCCTTTAATCCACAAGTCCATGCTAGCCGCAACGAAAGCTACAATAACCTCATGGGAACCAACCCACAACAGCCAAGAATTTTAGTAGAGAGACAACCACAGAATACTCCGCTCACCGTGCACCGAGTTAGTCCCCAAGTCCCTACTAGCAATGATGAAAACTACAATCTCAGTGACACCAATGTGCAGCTTGGCGAGCGGTGGCCCAGTGATGGAGCTTATGGTAGAAGAGGGTGGGTGAGTGGTAGTGACAGATTCACTAGCACGTATGACCTTGTTGAGCAGATGTTTTATCTGTATGTTCGTGTTGTGAAGGCAAAAGATCTTCCCCCAAGCACCATCACCTCAAGCTGTGATCCTTATGTGGAAGTGAAGCTGGGGAACTACAAAGGAAGAACAAAGCACTTTGAGAAGAAATTGAACCCAGAGTGGAACCAAGTGTTTGCTTTCTCCAAAGACCGCATTCAGTCTTCTGTTTTGGAAGTCTTTGTGAAAGATAAGGCAATGGTGGGCAGAGATGACTATCTTGGCAGAGTAGTTTTTGATCTCAATGAGGTTCCAACAAGAGTTCCACCAGATAGTCCACTAGCTCCTCAGTGGTACCGGCTCGAGGACTGGCGCGAAGAAGGCAAGGTGAGGGGTGACATTATGCTTGCAGTTTGGATGGGAACACAAGCTGATGAAGCTTTCTCTGAGGCTTGGCATTCTGATGCTGCCACTGTCTATGGGGAGGGCGTTTTCAACGTCAGATCAAAGGTTTACATGTCACCAAAACTGTGGTATCTCAGGGTGAATGTAATTGAAGCACAAGACGTGATCCCAGGTGACAGAAACCGCCTACCGGATGTTTTTGTGAAAGCTCAAGTGGGCTGCCAAGTGCTGACAACCAAGATATGCCCCACCAGAACAACCACCCCATTCTGGAATGAAGATTTGGTCTTTGTAGCCTGCGAGCCATTTGAGGAGCAATTAACAATCACTGTGGAGGATCGTGTGCACCCTTCAAAAGATGAGGTACTTGGGAAGATAAGCCTACCAATGACCCTCTTTGAGAAGCGGCTAGACCACAGGCCGGTTCATTCGCGCTGGTTCAATCTTGAGAAATTTGGTTTTGGAGTGCTAGAAGGTGATAGAAGAAATGAGCTCAAGTTTTCAAGCAGGATTCACATGAGAGTTTGCCTTGAAGGTGGATACCATGTCCTAGATGAGTCCACATTGTACACAAGTGATCAAAGGCCAACAGCAAGACAGCTATGGAAGCAACCTATTGGAATACTTGAAGTAGGCATCTTAGGAGCGCAGGGGCTTCTCCCAATGAAGATGAGGGATGGAAGAGGCAGCACAGATGCATACTGTGTTGCCAAGTATGGTCAGAAATGGGTCCGAACCCGAACACTTCTCGACACTTTTAGTCCTAAATGGAATGAACAATACACATGGGAGGTCTATGATCCTTGCACTGTGATAACGTTGGGAGTTTTTGACAACTGCCATTTAGGTGGAGGGGAAAAAGCTCCTGGTGACAGTGCTGCTAGAGATTCTCGGATTGGAAAGGTAAGAATAAGGCTATCAACACTTGAAGCTAATAGGATTTACACCAATTGTCACCCTCTTCTTGTTCTACACCAACATGGAGTTAAGAAGATGGGTGAGATTCAGTTAGCAGTGAGGTTTACGGCACTTTCACTAGCCAACATGGTTCACATCTATGGCCAACCCTTGCTCCCCAAGATGCATTACTTACATCCCTTCACAGTGAACCAAATAGACAACTTGAGGTACCAAGCCATGAACATTGTAGCTGCGAGGCTAGGCCGAGCTGAACCGCCTTTGAGGAAGGAGGTGGTGGAGTACATGTTGGATGTTGATTCCCATATGTGGAGCATGAGAAGAAGCAAGGCTAATTTCTTCCGAATCATGTCCCTTTTCTCTGGTATGATCACAATGGGAAAGTGGTTCAGTGATGTTTGCCTTTGGAAGAACCATGTTACATCAGTCCTGGTTCACATTCTTTTCCTCATACTGATATGGTACCCGGAATTGATCCTGCCAACCGTGTTTCTCTATATGTTCTTGATTGGTCTGTGGAACTATAGGTTCCGGCCTAGACACCCGCCTCACATGGATACTAAACTCTCGTGGGCAGAAGCCGTTCACCCCGACGAACTCGATGAAGAGTTTGACACGTTTCCGACTTCTAGATCACAGGATGTTGTGAGAATGAGGTATGACAGGCTTAGAACTGTGGCAGGTAGGATTCAGACAGTTGTTGGGGACATAGCTACACAAGGGGAGAGGTTTCAGTCTCTACTGAGTTGGAGAGACCCCAGAGCAACCAGCCTCTTTGTAGTGTTTAGCTTCTGTGCTGCTGTGGTTCTCTATGCAACTCCATTCAGAGTGGTGGCTCTGGTGACAGGTTTATACTTTTTGCGGCATCCAAAGTTTAGGAGTAAGATGCCTTCAGTACCAAGTAATTTCTTCAAGAGGCTCCCAGCTAGAACAGATAGTTTATTGTGA
- the LOC100796856 gene encoding O-fucosyltransferase 20, with the protein MAKSKNNAKKLSYISVPSQIINSISSSSLQSLLESPKKCARHSKFFTFVKCIRPRLFLFTLFFLAFFAMLKFGLNLYTPFPPFPCATSVDPSKSNLGQQGGDVGVSEALISSVQLHGTEVPSGVGEKSEFWEQPDGSGYKPCLNFSKEYRRESEGVVKNRRRYLMVVVSGGMNQQRNQIVDAVVIARILGASLVVPILQVNVIWGDESEFADIFDLEHFKSVLADDVRVVSALPSTHLMTRPVEGSPIPHATPSWIRSHYLRRFNREGVLLLRGLDSRLTKDLPPDLQKLRCKVAFQALRFAKPVQELGNNIAERMKSKGPYLALHLRMEKDVWVRTGCLPGLSPEYDEIVNNERTKRPELLTAKSNMTYHERKLAGLCPLNSIEVTRLLKGLGAPKNARIYWAGGQPLGGKEVLQPLINEFPHLYSKEDLALHGELEPFANKASLMAAIDYIVSEKSDVFMPSHGGNMGHALQGHRAYAGHKKYITPNKRQMLPYFLDSSLPEEEFNRIIKELHQDSLGQPEFRTSKSGRDVTKYPVPECMCNDDSHHHTS; encoded by the exons ATGGCCAAGTCCAAGAACAATGCCAAGAAGTTGTCCTACATCTCAGTTCCTTCTCAGATCATCAACTCCAtctcatcttcttctcttcaatCTCTGCTTGAATCTCCCAAGAAGTGTGCAAGACACTCCAAATTCTTCACCTTTGTCAAGTGCATAAGGCCAAGACTCTTCcttttcactctctttttccTTGCTTTCTTTGCCATGCTCAAGTTTGGTCTCAATCTTTACACCCCTTTTCCTCCATTCCCATGTGCAACCTCAGTAGACCCCTCAAAATCCAATCTTGGACAGCAAGGTGGTGATGTTGGTGTTTCAGAGGCTCTGATTAGCAGTGTGCAGTTACATGGTACAGAGGTTCCAAGTGGGGTGGGTGAAAAGAGTGAGTTTTGGGAGCAGCCAGATGGGTCAGGGTACAAGCCATGTTTGAATTTCAGTAAGGAGTATAGGAGGGAGAGTGAAGGGGTTGTGAAGAACAGGAGGAGGTACCTCATGGTGGTGGTTTCTGGAGGGATGAATCAGCAGAGGAATCAGATTGTTGATGCTGTTGTCATTGCTAGGATTCTTGGGGCTTCTTTGGTTGTTCCCATATTGCAAGTCAATGTCATTTGGGGAGATGaaag TGAATTTGCTGATATATTTGATTTGGAGCACTTCAAGAGTGTTCTTGCCGATGATGTGCGGGTGGTTTCAGCATTACCATCAACACACTTAATGACAAGGCCTGTGGAGGGGAGCCCTATCCCTCATGCCACTCCCAGTTGGATTCGGTCACACTATCTCAGAAGA TTCAACAGAGAAGGTGTCTTGCTTTTACGTGGATTGGATTCGAGGCTAACAAAGGATCTTCCTCCTGATCTTCAGAAGCTTCGATGCAAG GTTGCTTTTCAGGCATTAAGGTTTGCAAAGCCTGTTCAGGAACTTGGTAACAATATTGCTGAGAGAATGAAAAGTAAGGGACCCTACCTTGCTCTTCATCTACGGATGGAAAAGGATGTCTGGGTGAGAACTGGTTGTCTCCCTGGTTTGAGTCCTGAGTATGATGAAATTGTTAACAACGAGAGGACAAAGCGGCCTGAACTCTTGACAGCAAAATCAAACATGACTTACCATGAAAGAAAACTGGCTGGCCTCTGCCCCTTGAATTCTATTGAGGTTACAAG GCTGCTTAAAGGTCTAGGTGCTCCAAAAAATGCAAGAATTTATTGGGCTGGAGGACAACCACTGGGTGGAAAGGAGGTCTTACAGCCATTAATCAATGAATTTCCACATCTTTACAGTAAAGAAGATCTTGCTTTGCATGGAGAGCTGGAACCATTTGCAAATAAAGCTTCTCTAATGGCTGCCATTGATTACATAGTCTCTGAGAAGAGTGATGTTTTCATGCCATCTCATGGAGGCAATATGGGCCATGCACTTCAG GGTCACCGGGCCTACGCAGGACACAAGAAATATATAACCCCAAACAAAAGACAGATGCTCCCCTATTTTCTGGATTCTTCCCTCCCCGAAGAAGAGTTCAATAGGATTATCAAGGAATTGCATCAGGATTCATTAGGTCAGCCAGAATTCAGGACTAGCAAGTCTGGGAGGGATGTCACAAAGTATCCTGTTCCTGAGTGCATGTGCAATGATGACTCTCATCATCACACTTCCTAA
- the LOC100819943 gene encoding chaperone protein dnaJ GFA2, mitochondrial, whose amino-acid sequence MLCSHGVTLINRLARRSFCHANDSVYQALFQKGYRALNSGPCSPARVVGTFASNVGDAVNLKKWLLLGAANKYWGASRSIHGSASLARDYYDVLGVSKNASSSEIKKAYYGLAKKLHPDTNKDDPQAEKKFQEVSIAYEVLKDEERRQQYDQLGHDAYVNQQSTGFGGEGGFNPFEQIFRDHDFVKSFFHENIGGEDVKTFIELSFMEAVQGCTKTLTFQTDVLCNACGGSGVPPGTRPETCKPCKGSRVLFVQAGIFRMESTCGTCKGTGKIVSDYCKSCRGAKIVKGMKSIKLDIMPGIDSNETIKVYRSGGADPDGDQPGDLYVTIKVREDPVFRREGSDIHVDAVLSITQAILGGTIQVPTLTGDVVLKVRPGTQPGQKVVLKKKGVKTKNSCTFGDQYVHFNVNIPTNLTQRQRELIEEFAKEGQEECDKRRAASASG is encoded by the exons ATGCTTTGCTCCCATGGCGTCACCCTCATTAATCGCCTTGCTCGTCGATCTTTCTGTCACGCCAACGATTCT GTTTATCAAGCACTTTTCCAAAAGGGTTATAGGGCATTGAACTCTGGGCCTTGCAGTCCAGCTAGAGTTGTTGGTACTTTTGCATCCAATG TTGGAGATGccgttaatttaaagaaatggtTGCTATTGGGAGCGGCAAATAAATATTGGGGGGCATCTAGATCAATTCATGGCTCGg CATCATTGGCAAGAGACTATTATGATGTTCTTGGTGTGAGTAAGAATGCAAGTTCTTCTGAAATAAAGAAAGCTTACTATGGG CTTGCAAAAAAGCTCCATCCAGATACAAACAAAGATGATCCTCAAGCTGAAAAGAAGTTTCAAGAAGTTTCAATAGCATATGAG GTTTTGAAGGATGAGGAAAGGCGTCAACAGTATGATCAG CTTGGTCATGATGCTTATGTAAACCAACAAAGCACTGGTTTTGGAGGCGAGGGTGGCTTCAATCCTTTTGAGCAGATATTCCGTGATCAT GATTTTGTCAAGAGCTTCTTCCATGAGAATATTGGTGGAGAGGATGTCaag ACTTTTATTGAACTATCTTTTATGGAAGCAGTACAAGGGTGCACCAAAACTTTGACATTTCAAACGGATGTGCTTTGTAATGCTTGTG GTGGCAGTGGTGTTCCTCCTGGTACTAGGCCTGAAACTTGTAAGCCGTGTAAAGGGTCCAGAGTG TTATTTGTACAAGCTGGCATATTCAGAATGGAGAGTACTTGTGGTACCTGCAAAGGAACTGGAAAAATTGTATCG GATTACTGCAAGTCTTGCAGGGGTGCAAAGATTGTCAAAGGAATGAAGTCGATCAAGTTGGATATTATGCCTG GGATAGACAGCAACGAGACCATAAAGGTTTATAGAAGTGGTGGAGCAGATCCTGATGGAGATCAACCTGGTGATCTTTATGTTACTATCAAG GTTAGAGAAGACCCTGTTTTTCGCAGAGAAGGATCTGATATTCATGTAGATGCTGTTTTAAGTATCACTCAG GCAATTTTGGGGGGAACTATTCAAGTCCCAACTCTTACTGGAGATGTTGTACTTAAG GTTCGCCCAGGCACCCAACCTGGTCAGAAAGTGGTTTTGAAAAAGAAAG GGGTCAAGACTAAAAATTCTTGCACATTTGGGGATCAATATGTTCATTTTAATGTCAACATCCCAAC AAACCTGACACAGAGACAGCGTGAATTAATTGAAGAGTTTGCCAAGGAAGGACAAGAGGAATGTGATAAACGGAGAGCTGCTTCGGCTTCTGGTTGA